The following proteins come from a genomic window of Candidatus Polarisedimenticolaceae bacterium:
- a CDS encoding SulP family inorganic anion transporter — protein sequence MDLKPWLPKSVLALQSGYDARTFGADLLAGITVGLVALPLAMAFAIASGLPPQAGIYCGIVTGFLVSALGGSRCQIGGPTGAFVVVVSGIVAQHGVDGLFMCTMMAGVFLVLMGVSGLGTLVKFIPRPVVVGFTNGIAVLIASTQLKDFFGLRVDHVPGEFLGRMEALWAHAETASWLATVLAGSCVVVILVLRRYVPRISGTVLVLLGGTFLTWAAGLPLETVGSRFGGIPTGLPSFDLPSFRPELVLALLSPALTVTMLGAIESLMSAVVADRMSGDKHNPNVELIAQGVANVASPMFGGLPATGAIARTATNIRTGARTPVAGIVHALTLLAVLLFAAPLASYIPMPVLAGILMVVAYTMGEWSQIPELVRLTRPEIAVWSVTFALTVFADLTVAVEAGMILAVFLFLRTVTTTTTVSRVTHDYVKEGYAHTLQDKDIPDYVAIYRIHGPFLFGSTDKIAAVSEHLASQPPIVILRLRNMTAIDATGLLAFEDLAERLHETGRSLIVCGAPSQPRALMARSGFDRRIGPENICDNVLAALDRAKTLYEARRVATTGPA from the coding sequence TTGGACCTCAAACCCTGGCTTCCCAAGTCGGTGCTCGCGCTGCAGTCGGGCTACGACGCGCGGACCTTCGGCGCCGATCTCCTGGCGGGGATCACCGTCGGCCTCGTCGCCCTGCCCCTCGCGATGGCGTTCGCGATCGCCTCGGGCCTGCCGCCGCAGGCCGGGATCTACTGCGGGATCGTGACCGGGTTCCTCGTCTCCGCGCTCGGGGGCTCGCGCTGCCAGATCGGCGGGCCGACCGGGGCGTTCGTGGTCGTCGTGTCGGGGATCGTCGCGCAACACGGCGTCGACGGCCTGTTCATGTGCACGATGATGGCGGGGGTCTTTCTCGTGCTCATGGGCGTCTCCGGCCTCGGCACGCTCGTCAAGTTCATCCCGCGCCCGGTCGTCGTCGGGTTCACCAACGGCATCGCCGTTCTGATCGCCTCCACCCAGCTCAAGGACTTCTTCGGCCTGAGGGTCGACCACGTTCCCGGCGAGTTCCTCGGCCGCATGGAGGCGCTCTGGGCCCACGCGGAGACGGCGTCGTGGCTCGCGACGGTCCTCGCGGGATCCTGCGTCGTCGTCATCCTCGTGCTGCGCCGCTACGTTCCGAGGATCTCCGGGACGGTGCTCGTGTTGCTCGGGGGGACGTTCCTGACCTGGGCGGCCGGCCTCCCGCTCGAGACGGTCGGAAGCCGTTTCGGCGGCATCCCGACCGGCCTTCCGTCGTTCGACCTGCCGTCGTTCCGCCCCGAGCTCGTGCTCGCCCTGCTCAGCCCCGCGCTCACCGTGACGATGCTCGGTGCGATCGAGTCCCTCATGTCCGCGGTCGTCGCCGACCGCATGAGCGGCGACAAGCACAACCCCAACGTCGAGCTGATCGCCCAGGGGGTGGCCAACGTCGCGTCTCCGATGTTCGGAGGCCTGCCCGCCACCGGCGCGATCGCGCGGACGGCGACGAACATCCGGACCGGCGCGAGGACGCCCGTCGCCGGGATCGTGCACGCGCTCACCCTGCTCGCGGTGCTCCTGTTCGCGGCCCCGCTCGCGTCCTACATCCCGATGCCCGTGCTCGCCGGGATCCTGATGGTCGTCGCCTACACGATGGGCGAGTGGAGCCAGATCCCGGAGCTGGTGCGCCTGACCAGGCCCGAGATCGCCGTCTGGTCGGTCACGTTCGCGCTCACCGTCTTCGCCGACCTCACCGTCGCCGTCGAGGCGGGGATGATCCTCGCGGTGTTCCTGTTCCTGCGGACCGTGACGACGACGACGACCGTCTCGCGCGTGACCCACGACTACGTCAAGGAGGGGTACGCCCACACCCTCCAGGACAAGGACATTCCCGACTACGTGGCGATCTACCGGATCCACGGGCCGTTCCTGTTCGGCTCGACCGACAAGATCGCCGCGGTCTCCGAGCACCTCGCCTCCCAGCCGCCGATCGTGATCCTGCGCCTGCGGAACATGACGGCGATCGACGCGACGGGCCTGCTCGCCTTCGAGGACCTCGCGGAGCGCCTTCACGAGACCGGGCGCTCGCTGATCGTGTGCGGGGCTCCTTCGCAGCCGCGCGCCCTG